aaatgagagaggatgagtgaatgaggaagtgagttgggagattagaatggtggtagagttgtacacaattaggtagagttatacacaattagggaaggagattagggagggagatttgtagccctccattgagatgtaatctcatccctccatcccttccatccaaaggcccttataaggacttagggccttatatgataggaggaccttataagaacccttctctctctatatatatatatatatatatatatatatatatatatatagaaattgcatcaagtgagtctaggtatcttaggtgagtctagcattttaatctcatccattagatctactcctaatgaatGGCTGAGATTAATTCTAGCTCACCTATATAAACCCCAAATCATCATTTTCTACCGTCATAATTAAAGATTACTTTCTCTCTCTATAAGCACATCTCTCTAAATCTCATTATTCCTCTCAAATTAATTCATCTCCTTCACAATTCCAAAGAAAATTAATCTCAACCATTAACGCTGCAACTTTAAAGATTTTTACATTCACACGTGTTTCACAGTTCATCCACGATTTTTGCAATTTACGATTCAATAATTCAGAGTAGATTAGTTAAACTCTGATTTCGCATCCTTCGATCGCGCATCTTCAATCGATCGATTTTCAGGTTAGTTATATTTGCTTTCGAAATTCTTATTCAATTACAACAAATCGATTTATTATtgaatttcaatttttttaattGATGTTCAACTTAGAATGTCGATTTTATGAATTCAAGCAATTCGTGATTCTATTAGTTTAATCAATTCAAGCAATTTATGATTCAAGCAATCCAAGATTGAATCGGTTCAATaatttaaacaatttaatcaatTTCCGATTTCATATCCTTTAATTAAAATCGCATATTTAGATCGCATACCTTCACctgatttttaggtttttttcTAGATCTACACCTTTGTAGTTGCTTTTAAATTTTTATTCAATTACAGCAACTCGATTTGGttattgaatttttaattttcgtAATTGATGTTCAACTTATAATTTTTACGATACGTATTTTCGATGATGCTTTTTGTTTCTCgtattttattttcattacttGTATTGTTATGCATGATCTTGAGAACAACATGCGTACAAATAATTTTATTACTGATTTTACTTTTGAGGTTCTTAGAATGCGTTTTAACTATGTGTATAAATTTTTCGGGATCGCGTTTTCAATGACGATTCTTTGAAACTTGAAACttctaatttttgtgattttatatAACTTCGCTAGTTCGATTGTCccgatttttttttcattaaatttgAAACCTCTAGAATGTGTTTACAATACGCACATTCTTTATGTTATTGAATTTGAATCATGCTACCGATTGTTCGCGTTTTGTTTGATGTGTCATTTTTTAAACTAGTTTTAGCGCTTTTATTACTTACATGTTCATCAAGTTCGTTTGCGCATTTCATTGCGGATCGtaatattattatttgtaacATTATTATTTGTAACATTATTACTTCATGGAATATTCAGGTTTGACAAATCATATTCCTTCTTGTCAAGGCATGAATAGAAGGTATAACTTAATAGCGTAAAAATATGATTGCGGTAAATGTGAGGATTCAATTAGTTTTAAATAAAATAATCAACGACACACATTCTTGTAATAGCGTTACGAAGAACATTAAAAACTCGCATGACAAATTGAACTTAAAATATTCTTACaacattgtatatttgatgttatGTGATTTTTTTCAAATAAATATGGTTTAACATTGTCACAAACTCACAATGATGTTCTTGTAATGATGTTCTTTGTGAAATTATCATTAATAATGGACCACTGAATTTCGCATATGGTTTATCTAGTAATTgtcgaatgttttgtttttgttgtcgtgagaattgaagaaagaagaaggtttgagaaatcaaccaacataaaaaaaaaaggcGCACATggatacaatatatacaaaaaaaagCAAGACGTTGAATAATCAATCACGGAGATAGGCATGAAGAAAGCAATGTTATTGAAGTGGGAATGCTAGTGGACAATTTTACCAttgttgtgttgtttgttgtatggTTAACACcactttattgttttaatttattaGATAACTTTGTACTTTCCTCCTAATTCCAATACAACCAATCCTTATTCTACCACGTCACAAAAGAATAGTGCTACAAACATCATCATTAATCAAAGTTACACGTTGTTCTTTGTAACATCTTCGTTATATTTAATTCATCAATGGTATATCAATATTATCAGAATAAAGATTATTCTTTGTAAAAACATTAATTCATTAAACTAACATGACAACAATGttacaataattattatttagttCGTGTATTatataagacggtgtataatgtAGTTCTGAAGTGTAATGATAaagatttttttgcatttttaaaGTGACGGTTATTCTTTCAGTAACATCATTTACGCAACAAAGTAACaatgatatagtaattgtgttacTTTGTAACATCATTACATTTACGCAACAAAATAACACGATACGATGGTTGTGTTCTTTGTAATATCATTCATTTATCAAAGTAACACATATACTATGTTAAACGATCAAACTTTaattattacaataataaaaagcaaGTGAATACTGATTCGTCCTGATAtgctaaaatgtatgtgaaaagCCTACAACAAGTATATATCataatcatacataataaaagtCTCTACTAGTATTTCAACTTCAATAACGTTGTTTTCTTCACGCCTATCTTCATGACTGATTTGTGAGTGTGGTACTTTTTTTTTATATACCATCTTTTTGGTGACTTTTTTTTCTGTAACTTGATTTCTCAAACTTCTTCTTCAAATTTCCTGACATTCAAAACAAAGCATTGGAtcattaataataaaaaaatatgcAAAAGCCGGTGGCCCTCTATTAGTGATCAACAATAATGTTATACCATCAAATTTAATTGAGTTAAATCTCACAACATCAAAGATACAATGTTTTAACACTATTTCAAGTTCAGTTCAATAATGATTGACCATTCCTCAATATCCATTATATTATGTAATGCAGTAACAATATTACAGTAATATTGTTAGAGTAACAATACCACAAtaacaatgttacagtaacagtATTACAGTAACATGTACCGAGAATTTTACAAAACATAATTTAATCGTCACTGCTTAGCCCCAATTTTCATGAAAATTATCCAGATATGAATCTCACAATGTCATAACCCTAAATTTTTGTCAAATACTATTTATACTTAGAATTGACAATGAACAGTAAAAATGATATTATAACACGATTTAACAACTCATAAAATCGTAATCATTACATAATTTAatcgtaaattaaccaaaaaaaacaaattaaaactaTGAGTTTGTAACAATTTTATACCAATatttcaaattcaattcaatAACAACTGATATTCCTCAATAATAACAATTGATATTCCTCAATAATAACTACAAATTAAAATTATTGCTCAATTTCACCATCTCATAACCCTAACTTTTCGCACAAACACTATGAATACATACAATcgacaataataatatgaacaatcgacgataacaataagaacacaTAAAATATCAGATCGAATATatagaaaataagaattaaaatagCGGAAAGAACGTTGATTCTTACCTCTTCATTTGTGTGTAAGAAACGCGATTCTTGATAAGAAGcatatttgattaatttttgcagaTTTTCGATTGATTTACTTCTTCAAGATAAGAAGCATGTTTGATTTTGAGAGATTTTGATTATATTCTTACATCTTCAATCGATTTTCGATTGATATTtgcatattccttcttgaatttggggatttttttagctttttttagggttttgggagagagagaaaaaaaagttCCAGAAATAGAAATCGTGAATGAGAAAAATCACTGGTATGGGTTTTCTTATGAGGATTTGTTTAGGGTGACGTGGAAGAATGAGGGCTGTTGGATCTTGTTGATCCAACGGTTcttattgatatgctagactcatctaagatgctagactcatatatatatatatatatatatatatatatatatatatatatatatatatatatatatatatatgagaaaattgttgattctgaccttttaaaaatcaatttttgaaaattacagccttataaatttttttttgaaaattacatccaaaatattacttttcttctaaaattgcaccaacttgaggtttttggtgaattttgatgatgtttttatgatgtaccctttattatttgagagcctacttacccagatttcttacctctccttaacacaaaccaattaatcaccccaaacatcatcaaaattcaccggaaacctcaagttggtgcaattttagaagaaaagtaatattttggatgtaattttcaaaaaaaaaatttataaggctgtaattttcaaaaagtgatttttaaaaggctgtaatcaataattttctctatatatatatatataatccctTACTTTTGGTGGACTCATCCCTTATTTTTGGTGGACTCACtagatctcttctctctctctacCAAAAGTAAGGGATGAGTCCACCAAAAGTAagggattatatatatatatatatatatatatatatatatatatatatatatatatatatatatatatatagagagagagagagagagagagagagagagagagagagagagagagcaaagttctcctaagtccGTAATATCTTTTGAGTCACTGAGTCTTTATTAGGGCCCTTGGATTAGGTAAATGGAGAGTGGAGATTTGCCTACTGTAAAGGCAAAATAGGcgtaaaaaaaaggaaataggttgAGGAGGAGAGAGGGTGTGTGTGTCAGTATGATTTCTATTACCCACTGTGCACACACAAACACATGCATAATTATTCAACCTACCTTTCTCAACACAATTCTAAACAAACCCCACAAGaaacacaatttgaaaaaaacTCATTTTCCTTTATCATCTTCCTTTAAAATCTGCAAATAAAAATGGCGATAATTTTGAGCAAGCAAAACTTCTGCAAATAAAAATCATACATCCTTCCTTTATCATCTTCCATTCTTATAGCCAAACAACAATACCATATTCCATTTGTCGATGGTAATTTTTGGattgtttatttatttgcttCATTGAACGTTAGGTTATAATTTCATTTTTATAAATACATTAGGTTAAATATGAGAAAGAACTGTATTTTAGGTATTGTTTTTAAGCTTATTTTTTTATTGTGTGAAGTCTGTAAATCCACTCATTCAACATGAATTCCAGCATTATTGAGTTCAACATCAACTCTGTCAAGTTGAAGTTAAACTTGTCAAGTTGTTTCATAATTTAGTTTCTTATTTGTAAGAGTCTATATAGTATTTGCAACGTGAAAGTAAAAAGACTGCGTAAACAGAATAAAGTGTAACTGTAACATGCAAAAGTGTAATACTGGCGGACGAAAGAGTAATTTCAGGATTTACAAAACTGTAATTGTAATGGTCGTAAATATAATTGTAACCACCAATGGTGTGATTTTAACTAACAAAagtattattgtaattgttaTGGTAGAAAGtataattgtaattgtaattgtacgAAGTACAATTCTTGAAACTGTAATTGTAAtggtaacagacaaaagtgtaattttaacaactaaaagtgttataataacaaacaaaagcTGTAAGTTTTTAAACTCTAACTGTAATTGTAACAGAGAAAAGTACAATTTTAACAAGCAAAAGtgtattttaacagacaaaagctTTCAGTTTCTAAACTGTAACTCTAAtagtaaaaagtataattctagcagacaaaagtgtaattttaacaaccaaaagtgtaattctatcaGGAAAGTTGTGAGTTTGTAATCTGACACTCTAAAacaaaaaagtataattctagcagacagaagtgtaattttaacaaccaaaagtgtaattttatcaGGAAAGTTGTGAGTTTGTAATCTGACACTCTAATACTAAAAAGTATAATTGTATCATACagaagtataattttaacaatcaaaagtgtaattctaacaaatacATGGGGTACATGAAAATGTTATTAATACAATTGATAATAATTGTACTATTGACAGATAATATTGAGCACAATGGAAAACGAAAACCGAACGAGGAAGAATTTTGCAAGGACGTTGAAGATAAGTTCACCCCCTATGTTGGTCAAGAATTTCTGAAAATAGAGGAGGCAGTGACATTTTATAGAATTTATGTTGTTGCTTGTGGTTTTGATGTGCGGAAGTACACGACTAAGAGATGGCGTGGCGGGGAAATAAAATCTAAACTGTTAGTTTGCAACCGAGAGGGGTTCAAACATAAGGGACAATTGGAGTGTATCGCCGTCAGGACTCAGGTAGGAGACACAAAGTCATGCGCGTTGAGTGCAAAGCGAGGATTAGGCTGTTTATGAGGAATGGGCAATTATTAATTGACAGATTCCATAGTGGCCACAACCATGAACTCGTATCAGCCAGAGATAGAGAGTTTCAAAAGTTGGCATGCAATAtaacagactatcacaaaatgataatcctttataattcaaggtTGAGTATTCTAGGTTTGCTGAAGTTAGCCTTCGCCTTCCTAAACTTACAGTTTTGTTAGTTAGAATTATACTTTGTTTGAGTCATTAGAATTCTACTTTTGTTTATTACAATTACTATTTGagccgttaaaattacactttcaaaTACTTCTAAAAGACTGTCAACGATTaacagctgaagataggagcaacgaagacttacaaaattttgaaggagcatgttaatgggtttgaaaaCATTGGAGCTAGtttaaatgattttaagaactttcacagaGATGTGAAATGCTACATTCATGAACGGAATGGTCAGATGTTCGTGGATCACTTTAAGGAATTGGCTGTTAATAGGCCagggttcttctttgactatgatgttgatactgacggtagccttagtaaagctatatgggccgacggaatcgctagaaggaactactcagtttttggggatgcagtgtcattcgatccgacgtattccaccaataagtatgacaTGGCCTTCACACCTTTCACCGGGGTTGATCATCATAAACGATCAGTCACTTTCTGTGGAGCGCTTGTTGCTCATGAAGATGCAGACTCGTTTAAATGGGTTTTCACCCGTTTTTTGGCTGCGATGAGTGGGAAAGAGCCTAATTATATTATCACCGATCAGGATCTTGGTATTCTTAAAGCGGTGCCATTGGTGTTCAAGACAGCGCGCCACCGATATtatatgtggcatatcatgaacaaggtGCCAAGCAAGTATGGAGTGACGAGAGACGATTATTCGGTCTTTGTAAAGAAATTGAATGCCATAATATGGGATGAAGACATTGAAGCGGCAGAgttcgatgcaaaatgggaagaaatTAGCAAAGAACACAATGTAAATAACATTGACTGGTTCCAAGAAATGTACGCTAAAAGGAAGCAGTGGGTTATGGCTCATTGTAAGGACCTAGATATGGGAGGTGTTATGAGGACaacccaaagatcagagagcgaaaaaggttttttaagagatttgagagtAAGTCAGGAACATTAGTTGAGTTTTCGATGCGTTTTGACAAATGCGATGGACCAAAGAAAGACACACACGAGAAAAGATTGACAACTGTAACAGACACACTTTCCCTATCATATCAACGCATCTAGCTATCGAAGTACATTGGGCGCAAGTGTACATTCATAGAGTATTCGAGGAATTTCAAGAAGAGGTTAAGTACTCAATCGGTACTTGTAAAAGCAGAGGATTTACTGAGTGTGACTCTTTAGAGGTGACCACTGTAAGAGATGCAAACAGGGACAGAAATTATGAGGTCACATACTGCCCAGGTATCATTATGTAGcatttgtttgttaaaattatacttttatccgttaaaattacacttttgttgattaaaattacactttgggTTGTTATAATTagacttgtcttaaaattacactttatgcagctaaaattacacttttgccttttaaaattacatttatatttgGTGTTATGTAAGGTCTATCTGTCACTGCTATGCCGGTGAGAATTACACTTATgccggttagaattacacttatgtcggttagaattacacttttgtgtattACATTCACACTTTTTTCtgactgatttaactaacatattactctatattgttgaTCTAGATACATTGAAAGCCACTTATAGCTGCAGAATGCTTGAGAGGAAAGGCATTCTTTGCCTGGCATGTCATATGGATTTACTCATCAAACGGAGTGAAGATTATTCCAGAACAATGTGTTATTAAAAGATGGTGTAAAGATGCAATGTTGTCTAAAATGTTCGATTGTAATGGTGAAGCAACTGAGGACGttgatataatagatggaaaaCAGATTGCAATGTCAGTAATGTGGTCAGAGATCCATCAGACAGTTAGTATGCTCATGGGCAAATTGAAAAATGATGTCGACAACTTTTCTAGTCTAATTAGACCGTTTAAGGAGAAACTTTCACCATTAGGATCACCATTGAATAAACAACAGTTGGAGAAAATTCTTGGTTGTTCTCCTAGTCAGGAGATAACCATTTTGCCGCCTAAGAAATCCAAAAACAAGGGAAGCGGAAAGAGAATGTTGTCGATGAAGGGAAAAGCAGTTGCTTTGGCAAGGAAGCCAAAACGTatgtgtaaaaattgcaagcGATTAGCTAACCATGACAAAAGGAACTGCCCTAATCCTTTCGCATAGCACCCATCGTTGTCGCAATCGTCAGAGCCCTcgtcggaagaagaagaagaagaagaagaagaagaagaagaagaagaagaagaagaagaagaagaagaagaagaagaagaagaagaagaagaagaagaagaagaagaagacatctTAGAATAATCAATATAATACCTAATAAGCAGTACATTTTTTTGGGGATGTCTACGCAAAATACGAGGTACAACATGATGTTTCGTATTGTGTTTAGACATCAAACTGCCAGGAAGGCAACTGGTCGCCGTTGGTATTACAATGTATTTTGTTGAAGTATTTTCAATTGGACGAAACAGTTATAATGTGCAACATCAGAACGTTCAATTTTTCACTCTTGACTATTATTACAATTTATGTTCTTAGAATTACAGATATCTAGGAAATAAAATTACAATGGCCTCATATCTGCTTAGGGTAGGATTGTTATGATAAGAATTACACTTAAACTCATTATAATTACAGATTAtgcgattaaagttacacttcatCTATAGTAAAGCCTTATAACATAGTTTGGGAAAACAACATAAATATTATTGCACCATCTATTAACAACATAAATATATTTTCATAAAACACCTTGTCTTATAGAATGTTGAAAGCTAACAATAAGCATCTGCTAACATTGTTTACACAAAAACTAATTGTCTAGATTAAGGTTGCTAACATCTAATAATGATACCAAGTATGAAATAAATGTTTACATAGGCAAGGCAATATTCCCACAAAAACTTAACTACTAGATTAAGGTTATTATTTTTTCACATTGGCACGGGGCAATCTACGCTTCTGTTGTAATCCCTTCCACAATTTGTCCTTTGTGCTAACAAAAGCTTTGACCTTCTTGAGGACACCTTTGCGCAAGACGTTCATGTCTGCTAGAAAGAGGGTAGCTATAAGCTGGATCACCAAATAGCGCCTTGATTTCTTCTTCTCGAGGTCTTCATGCTGATAAGGAAGACCCTCGTATAAGAGCATTGCCATCATGGTGAACAGACCCGATTCTGGTTTGTTGAGAGTAGGTGAGTTCCCGCTGAAAGGTATCTGGCGTAACGCATAATTAGGAATTTTCCGTGCTCTAGTGTTCACCTTTTCCTTATCCCGTGATTCTAAATAATCACTCACTGCGCTAGCCTGCATATGTACATAATTACTTCAAAAAactgattgaaaaaaaaaatagatagcATTTGGAAGAAAGGGATGGATGATAA
The Silene latifolia isolate original U9 population chromosome 11, ASM4854445v1, whole genome shotgun sequence genome window above contains:
- the LOC141613098 gene encoding protein FAR-RED IMPAIRED RESPONSE 1-like, with the protein product MAFTPFTGVDHHKRSVTFCGALVAHEDADSFKWVFTRFLAAMSGKEPNYIITDQDLGILKAVPLVFKTARHRYYMWHIMNKVPSKYGVTRDDYSVFVKKLNAIIWDEDIEAAEFDAKWEEISKEHNVNNIDWFQEMYAKRKQWVMAHCKDLDMGGVMRTTQRSESEKAIEVHWAQVYIHRVFEEFQEEVKYSIGTCKSRGFTECDSLEVTTVRDANRDRNYEVTYCPAAECLRGKAFFAWHVIWIYSSNGVKIIPEQCVIKRWCKDAMLSKMFDCNGEATEDVDIIDGKQIAMSVMWSEIHQTVSMLMGKLKNDVDNFSSLIRPFKEKLSPLGSPLNKQQLEKILGCSPSQEITILPPKKSKNKGSGKRMLSMKGKAVALARKPKRMCKNCKRLANHDKRNCPNPFA